A genome region from Manihot esculenta cultivar AM560-2 chromosome 5, M.esculenta_v8, whole genome shotgun sequence includes the following:
- the LOC110614712 gene encoding FCS-Like Zinc finger 3, with protein MPFAVLSAKLFSPSRNCFILRSDSFFFFNVKTSIMSFYGHKPHFLEACFLCRKPLGCNADIFMYRGNTPFCSKECRQEQIEMDECRKNKNWKLSSSSSRSLRKSEAEETSPNKTVRTDTVAVA; from the exons ATGCCATTCGCAGTTCTTAGTGCTAAGCTCTTCTCTCCTTCCCGGAATTGCTTCATTCTTCGCAGtgattccttttttttctttaacgTAAAAACATCAATCATGTCTTTCTACGGCCACAAGCCTCATTTCCTTGAAGCTTGTTTTCTTTGCCGGAAACCGCTTGGCTGTAACGCTGACATCTTCATGTACAG AGGGAATACACCTTTTTGTAGCAAAGAGTGCAGACAAGAGCAGATAGAGATGGATGAGTGCAGAAAGAATAAGAACTGGAAATTGTCATCTTCCTCTAGTAGATCTCTGAGGAAATCAGAGGCGGAGGAAACTTCGCCCAATAAAACTGTACGTACAGACACGGTTGCTGTCGCTTAA